The following are encoded together in the Bacillus sp. NP157 genome:
- a CDS encoding bifunctional (p)ppGpp synthetase/guanosine-3',5'-bis(diphosphate) 3'-pyrophosphohydrolase, with translation MKTPPPSAGPESAPDTAPRLTLTERAREACAALPATARGEAETIIELLRQLGCDDETCASALWYTLARGVPGGADEASRTWPASLKRLVDGQAEAEKVWALHAQRGPATGSEGLRRLLLAIIRDLRVVFVLLARQLATMRTAMALPDAERRELAQLTADIHAPLANRLGIWQLKWELEDLAFRYLEPDTYRRIARLLDERRTDRERFIATSLAELHAVLDGAGIPADLAGRPKHIFSIWKKMKKKGLEFSDLYDIRAVRILVDNVADCYAALGLVHSLWPHLPGEFDDYVARPKGNGYRSLHTAVIGPEGKTLEVQIRTHEMHRANELGVAAHWRYKEGGGADAEFEAKIAWMRKLLEPRGEDDAELVAGFETELMEDRVYVLSPKGEVIDMPRGATVLDFAYHIHTEVGHRCRGAKLNGRIVPLTTHPRSGDRVEILTTKVSEPSRDWLSAHHGYLVTSRAKEKVRAWFRREAHEANIIAGKATLEKELRRLAVDDVDLAALATHFRLKGTEDLFVTVALGEISLGQIARHLQQPDEPAFTQSTAPVGSRAAQHDRGALSIEGIGNLLTTLARCCQPLPGDPVRGFITRGRGVSVHRADCPALSRLARKDPDRVIEVSWGRVEVQNYEVDIELRGYDRKGLQKDVATTINNIGPHIVASSSRVNTRTSEVDMRFTLRVRDYEQLSMLLGRLSALPNVTDARRLGGR, from the coding sequence ATGAAGACGCCGCCACCCAGCGCAGGGCCCGAAAGCGCGCCGGACACCGCCCCGCGGCTGACGCTCACCGAGCGCGCTCGCGAGGCCTGCGCCGCGCTGCCCGCGACCGCGCGCGGCGAAGCGGAAACCATCATCGAGCTGCTCCGCCAACTCGGCTGCGACGACGAAACCTGCGCTTCGGCGCTGTGGTACACGCTGGCGCGCGGCGTGCCCGGCGGTGCCGACGAAGCCTCGCGCACGTGGCCCGCCTCGCTGAAGCGGCTGGTCGACGGGCAGGCCGAAGCGGAGAAAGTCTGGGCGCTGCATGCGCAACGTGGGCCTGCCACGGGTTCGGAAGGCCTGCGCCGGCTGTTGCTGGCGATCATCCGCGACCTGCGCGTGGTCTTCGTGTTGCTGGCCCGCCAGCTCGCCACCATGCGCACGGCGATGGCCTTGCCCGATGCCGAGCGCCGCGAACTGGCCCAGCTCACCGCCGACATCCATGCGCCGCTGGCGAACCGGCTGGGTATCTGGCAGCTCAAGTGGGAGCTGGAAGACCTCGCCTTCCGCTACCTCGAACCCGATACCTACCGGCGCATCGCACGCTTGCTCGACGAGCGGCGCACCGACCGCGAGCGTTTCATCGCCACCAGCCTCGCCGAATTGCACGCGGTGCTGGACGGCGCGGGCATCCCGGCCGACCTTGCCGGCCGGCCCAAGCACATCTTCTCCATCTGGAAGAAGATGAAGAAGAAGGGGCTGGAGTTCTCCGATCTCTACGATATCCGCGCCGTGCGCATCCTCGTCGACAACGTCGCGGATTGTTATGCGGCGCTGGGCCTGGTCCACAGCCTCTGGCCGCACCTGCCCGGCGAGTTCGACGATTACGTCGCGCGGCCGAAGGGCAACGGCTATCGCTCGCTGCATACCGCCGTGATCGGCCCGGAAGGCAAGACGCTGGAAGTGCAGATCCGCACCCATGAGATGCATCGCGCCAACGAGCTGGGCGTGGCCGCGCACTGGCGATACAAGGAAGGCGGCGGCGCGGACGCGGAATTCGAGGCGAAGATCGCCTGGATGCGCAAGTTGCTCGAACCGCGCGGCGAAGACGATGCCGAGCTCGTCGCGGGCTTCGAAACGGAGTTGATGGAAGACCGCGTGTACGTGCTTTCGCCCAAGGGCGAAGTGATCGACATGCCGCGCGGTGCGACCGTGCTGGATTTCGCGTACCACATCCATACCGAGGTGGGGCATCGCTGCCGCGGTGCGAAGCTCAACGGCCGCATCGTGCCGTTGACCACGCATCCGCGCAGCGGCGATCGTGTCGAGATCCTCACCACCAAGGTGTCCGAGCCGAGCCGCGACTGGCTGTCCGCGCATCATGGCTACCTGGTGACCTCGCGTGCGAAGGAGAAGGTGCGGGCGTGGTTCCGCCGCGAAGCGCACGAGGCGAACATCATCGCCGGCAAGGCGACGCTGGAGAAGGAGCTGCGCCGGCTGGCGGTGGACGACGTGGATCTCGCGGCGCTGGCCACGCATTTCCGCCTGAAGGGCACTGAGGATCTGTTCGTGACGGTGGCGCTGGGCGAGATTTCGCTTGGCCAGATCGCCCGTCACCTGCAGCAGCCGGACGAGCCGGCGTTCACCCAGTCCACCGCGCCGGTCGGTTCGCGCGCGGCGCAGCACGACCGGGGTGCGCTGTCGATCGAGGGCATCGGCAACCTGCTGACCACGCTGGCGCGTTGCTGCCAGCCGTTGCCGGGCGATCCGGTGCGCGGGTTCATTACGCGTGGCCGTGGCGTGTCGGTGCACCGCGCGGATTGCCCGGCGCTGTCGCGGCTGGCGCGGAAGGATCCGGACCGGGTGATCGAGGTGAGCTGGGGCAGGGTGGAGGTGCAGAACTACGAGGTGGATATCGAGCTGCGTGGTTACGACCGGAAGGGTTTGCAGAAGGACGTGGCGACGACGATCAATAACATCGGGCCGCATATCGTGGCCTCGTCGAGCCGGGTGAATACGCGGACGAGCGAGGTGGACATGCGGTTTACCCTGCGTGTCCGCGATTACGAGCAGCTGTCGATGTTGCTGGGTCGCCTCTCGGCGTTGCCAAACGTGACCGACGCCCGCCGCCTCGGCGGCCGCTGA